From one Rattus norvegicus strain BN/NHsdMcwi chromosome 7, GRCr8, whole genome shotgun sequence genomic stretch:
- the Mettl7b gene encoding thiol S-methyltransferase TMT1B precursor, producing the protein MDVLVPLLQLLVLLLTLPLHLLALLGCWQPICKTYFPYLMATLTARSYKKMESKKRELFSQIKDLKGTSNEVTLLELGCGTGANFQFYPPGCKVTCVDPNPNFEKFLTKSMAENRHLQYERFIVAYGENMKQLADSSMDVVVCTLVLCSVQSPRKVLQEVQRVLKPGGLLFFWEHVSEPQGSQALLWQRVLEPTWKHIGDGCHLTRETWKDIEKAQFSEVQLEWQPPPFKWLPVGPHIMGKAVK; encoded by the exons ATGGATGTCCTGGTTCCATTGCTGCAGCTGCTGGTGCTGCTCCTGACTCTGCCTTTACACCTGCTGGCTCTGCTGGGCTGCTGGCAGCCCATATGCAAAACCTACTTCCCCTACCTAATGGCCACACTAACAGCCAGGTCCTACAAAAAGATGGAGAGCAAGAAGCGAGAACTATTTAGCCAGATAAAAGATCTTAAGGGGACCTCCAACGAAGTGACCCTGCTGGAGCTGGGCTGTGGCACCGGTGCCAACTTCCAGTTCTACCCGCCTGGCTGCAAGGTCACCTGTGTGGACCCAAACCCCAACTTTGAGAAGTTTCTGACCAAGAGCATGGCTGAGAACAGGCACCTCCAATATGAGCGCTTCATTGTGGCATACGGAGAAAACATGAAACAGCTGGCTGACAGTTCCATGGATGTGGTGGTCTGTACCCTGGTGCTGTGTTCTGTGCAGAGCCCCAGAAAAGTCCTTCAGGAAGTCCAGAGAGTCCTGAAGCCG GGAGGCCTGCTGTTCTTCTGGGAGCATGTGTCTGAGCCTCAGGGAAGCCAGGCCCTCCTGTGGCAGCGAGTTTTAGAACCTACCTGGAAACACATCGGAGATGGCTGCCACCTCACCAGAGAGACCTGGAAAGACATTGAGAAGGCACAGTTCTCTGAAGTCCAACTGGAATGGCAGCCCCCTCCCTTCAAGTGGTTACCTGTTGGGCCCCACATCATGGGGAAAGCTGTGAAATAA